CGCCCGGTCCGGGGCGCCGACGGGGCGCTTGCCGCGCTTCTGCACCAGGTTGAAGGAGTAGATCCCGGCCCGCAGCTCGCCACCCATGATCAGGTCGGCCAGCGCGATGTCCTCGGCGTCGAAGCCCGCCTGGAGGGCTGCGACATCTCCGGGGACCGCGTCCTTGACGGCGGCGATGATGTCCAGCGCCCGGTAGGGGGCCGGGGCGGCGCCGTGCACCTTGGAGTCGGCGATCAGCCGGCCCTGGGCGACGGCCTGGTCCCAGGCGTCGCCGCGGTCGATCTCGGGGCGCTCGACCACGGTCGCGCCGGTCAGCACCTCGGCCGCCCAGAGCAGCGACTGCTCCAGGAAGTCGGCCGGGGCGAAGATCGCGTCGGCGATCCCGAGGTCGAACACCTGCTGGCCCTTGAGCTGGCGGTTCTGCGAGAGCGAGTTCTCGATGATGACCGAGATCGCCTTCGCCGGGCCGATCAGGTTCGGCAGCAGGGTGCAGCCGCCCCAGCCGGGCACCAGCCCGAGGAAGCACTCCGGCAGCGAGAACGCCGGGACGCCGGCGCTGACCGTGCGGTAGCTGCAGTGCAGGCCGATCTCGACGCCGCCGCCCATCGCCGCACCGTTGTAGAAGGTGAAGCTGGGGACGGGCAGCGCGGCGATCCGCTTGAAGACGTCGTGGCCACCCTTGCCGATGGCCAGCGCGTCGCTGTGCTCCTTGAGCACCTCGACGCCCTTGAGGTCCGCGCCGACGGCGAAGATGAAGGGCTTGCCGGTGACGGCGACGGCGACGATCGAGCCCTCGGCGGCCTCGCGCTCGACCTGGTCCAGCGCCTCGGCCAGCTTGGCCAGCGAGCCCGGGCCGAAGGTGGTCGGCTTGGTGTGGTCGAAGCCGTTGTCCAGGGTGATCAGCGCCAGCCGTCCGGCGCCGAGCGGCAGGTCCAGGTGGCGGACGTGGGCCGTGGTGACGACCTCGTCCGGGAACAGCTCGTGGGCGCGCTCCAGCATGGCGGCCGTGTCGGTGGTGCCAGTCATCACTTGCCGCCCTCTGCTGCGAAGTTCGGGTTCTCCCAGATGACCGTTCCGCCCATGCCCATGCCGATGCACATGGAGGTCAGGCCGTAGCGGACGTCGGGGCGCTCCTCGAAGCGCCGCGCCAGCTGGGTCATCAGCCGGACGCCGGAGGAGGCGAGCGGGTGGCCGTAGGCGATCGCGCCGCCGTAGGGGTTGATCCGCTCGTCGTCGTCGGCGATGCCGAAGTGGTCCAGCATCGAGAGCACCTGGATCGCGAAGGCCTCGTTGATCTCGAACGCGCCGATGTCGGCGATCGTGAGACCGGCCTTGGCCAGCGCCTTCTCGGTCGCCGGGACCGGGCCGATGCCCATCACCTCGGGCTCGACGCCGACGAAGGCGTAGGAGACCATCCGCATCTTGACCGGCAGGCCGAGCTCGCGGGCCACGTCCTCGGCGGCGAGCAGCGAGGCCGTCGCGCCGTCGTTGAGGCCGGCCGCGTTGCCGGCGGTGATCCGGCCGTGCGGGCGGAACGGGGTCTTCAGACCCGCCAGCGACTCCATGGTGGTGCCCGGGCGCATCGGCTCGTCGACCGTGGCCAGGCCCCAGCCGGTCTCGCCGGCCGCCTCGTTGGTGCGGCGCACCGCGACCGGGACCAGGTCGGGCTGGATCTTGTTGTTGGCGTACGCCTTCGCGGCCTTCTCCTGGCTGCGGACGGCGTAGGCGTCGCACCGCTCCTTGGTCAGGTGCGGGAAGCGGTCGTGCAGGTTCTCCGCGGTCATGCCCATGAACAGCGCCGACTCGTCGACGACCTTCTCGGACAGGAAGCGCGGGTTGGGGTCGACGCCCTCGCCCATGGGGTGACGGCCCATGTGCTCGACGCCGCCGGCGATGGCGATGTCGTAGGCGCCGAAGGCGATGCCGCCGGCGACCGAGGTGGCGGCGGTCATCGCGCCCGCGCACATCCGGTCGATCGAGTAGCCGGGGACGGTCTTGGGCAGCCCCGCCAGCAGCGCGGCGGAGCGGCCCAGGGTCAGCCCCTGGTCGCCGATCTGGGTGGTGGCGGCGATGGCGACCTCGTCGACCAGCGCCGGGTCCAGTCCGGGGTTGCGGCGGAGCAGCTCGCGGATGGCCTTGATCACCAGATCGTCGGCGCGGGTCTCGGCGTAGATGCCCTTCGGTCCTGCTTTGCCGAACGGGGTGCGGACGCCGTCGACGAAGACGACGTCCCTCGCGGTACGAGGCACGGTGGCTCTCCTCCCAAGTCCCCAGAAGTAGGGGGCCCAAATGTCGTAGCGGCCCAGCTGGACCGGTGCGGGCCGCCGCAGCCAACGCTGAGGCGGCGGCGTCCTGGGAGAGATGCTACCCGCTGGTAACTAAGTTGCCCAGACGCCTCCGCGCCCGGCCCGCCATGGGATGCGCCACACGGGTCCGCCGACGGCCCCGCCAGGCCCGCCACCTCCCGCGACAAGCCTGCGTGACCACCCCTCGCGACCACCCCTCGCGACCACCCCTCGCGACTATCCTTTGCCGCCGCCGTCCGCGGCGGCGAAGGCGCGGGCGACCACCGGGGCGACCAGCTCCACCTGCCAGGCCCGGGCCCCGTGCCCGCGCAGGGCCTCCGCCACGCCCTCGGCGTCCGGCCCGGCGGGCGGGGTCCAGGAGACCCGGCGGACCAGCTCCGGCGAGACCAGGTTCTCCTGCGGGATGTTCAACGACTCGGCGAGGGCGCCGACCGCCTCGCGGGCGGCGGAGAGCCGGGCCGCGGCGGCCGGGTCCTTGTCCGCCCAGGAGCGGGGCGGCGGCGGTCCCTCGTGCGGGGCGGTGGCCGGCGGCAGCTGGGTCTCCGGCAGCTCGCGGGCGGCGTCGACCGCGGTCATCCACTGCTCCAGCGCCCGCCGGTGCACCCGCGGGCCGAAGCCCTGGAGCGCCTGGAGCGCGTTGGCGTTGGCCGGCATGGCCATCGCCGCCGAGATGATCGCCGCGTCCGAGAGCAGCCGTCCGGGGGAGATGTCGCGCTCCCGGGCCAGTCGGTCGCGCAGCTGCCAGAGCTCGCGCACGGCGGCCAGCTGTCGGCGGCGGCGGATCTTGTGCACCCCGGAGGTGCGCCGCCAGGGGTCGACCCGGGGCGGGGCCGGCGGGGCGGCGGCGATCGCGGCGAACTCCTGCAGCGCCCAGTCCAGCTTGGACTGGGCGGCGAGCTCGGCCTCCAGCGCGTTCCGCAGGTCCACCAGCACCTCGACGTCGAGCGCGGCGTAGCGCAGCCAGGGCTCGGGCAGCGGACGGGTGGACCAGTCCACCGCCGAGTGGCCCTTCTCCAGGGTCAGCCCGAGCACGTTCTCCACCATCGGGCCCAGGCCCACCCGGGGGAACCCGGCGATCCGGCCGGCCAGCTCGGTGTCGAACAGGGTGGTCGGATGCATCCCCAGCTCGCCCAGGCAGGGCAGGTCCTGGGTGGCGGCGTGGAGCACCCACTCGGTGTCCGCCAGTGCGGCGCCGAGTGCGGACAGGTCGGGGCAGCCGACGGGGTCGATCAGGGTGGATCCGGCGCCCTCGCGGCGCAGCTGCACCAGGTAGGCGCGCTGCCCGTAGCGGTAGCCGGAGGCCCGCTCGGCGTCGATCGCGACCGGTCCGGTGCCTGCGGCGAACCGCGACACTATCTCCGCGAGCGCGTCCGCGTCCGCGACCACGGGAGGGATGCCCTCCCTGGGTTCGAGCAGCGGGACCGGGCCGCCTTCGTCGGTGACGCCTGGGGCATCTGTGGTGTCGGTCGTTGCTTCGCGGGCGTCGGTCACGCCCCAAGACTACGCCCGCGCACCCGCTCCGACCGGCCGCGCGCCAGCCGGTCCGGGCCTGTGGTCCTTACCGGCGGCGGAAGTTGCTCCGGCACACGGCGAAGTTGCGCCGCCGCGCGGAGCAGCTGCTCCGCCGCACGAGAAGTAACGTTCCCTCGCGCGGCGGAGCCCTCCCCGGGAACTAGTGGATGATCCCGGTCCGCAGGGCGACGGCGACCATGCCGGCCCGGTCCCCGGTGCCCAGCTTGCGGGCGATCCGGGCGAGGTGGCTCTTGACCGTCAGCGCCGACAGTCCCATGGCCACCCCGATCGCCTTGTTCGACTGGCCCTCGGCGACCAGTCGCAGCACCTCGACCTCGCGGCCGGAGAGCTCGCGGTAGGCGGGCGGCGCGGTGGTGCCCGGAGCCCCGGGACCGCGCCCGGCGCCCCGGCCGCCCCGGGCGCGCCCGGACGCCGCAGCTGGCCGCCCATCGGGCGGCTGCCCATCGGGTTCATACCGTTCATGCCGGGCCGCTGCTGCATGCCGGCGGTGACCCGGGTGCCGGTCACCACATAGCCCTTCACGCCCCGGCGAGGGCGCTGCGGACCGCGCCGATGTCGTCGGCGGCGGACAGGGCCAGCCCGTTCGGCCAGCCTGCGGCACGGGTCTCGGCGAGGATGGCCAGCCCCGAACCGTCCGGGAGGTGGACGTCGGCCACGCAGATGTCGCGCGGGGTGCCGACGCGTGGCCGGGCCTCGGCGAGGGAGGACGCCTCGATCACGTCGCGAACGCCCAGTGCCCAAAGATGGCGGGTGACGGTGCTGCGGACGCGTGGGTCCGCTACGACCACCATGGCAGTGGGCTTGGTCGGACGGTAGGCGACCAGGTTTGCGGGGTGCTCGAGTAGTACAGACACCAGGCCTCCTGGGGGATGGCGCGGGGACCCGGGGAGACACTGATGGGGAGGGTCCTCGTGTGGAAAGGGTCATTGACTGCTTCGGCACGATCGGTGCCCGGCTTTAGCGAAAGATCACGATTGAGTGAGTAACTCCAGGGCAATTCGTGCATCTTGGACTGTCTGACCGAGCGTAAGTCACCCATAAGTGATCAAAAGTGATCGACGCGCCTAAAACGGGGGTGATTGTGAGAAACGCATGAGCGGGCCGCCCGGAGACCGCGGTGCACGGGTTGACGCGGCGCGAGGGCAGGCCGGAGCCGCGGCGCCGGTCGGTGCGGCCCGGTGCGGGTGCGCGGGTGCGTGGGTGGTGGCGGCGGACCGTCAGTGCGGGCGGCGGCGGGTCGGCAGCGCGACCGTCCTGGCCGCGGCCGATCCGGGCACGTGGGGCGGGAGCCCGGCGCACAGGCACAGCAGCTCGCACCAGGCCCGCAGATGCGCGGTGAAGTCGGCCGGGCCGGAGGTCACCGGCGTCCAGGAGGCGCGGATCTCGATGTCGGTGCTGCTCGGGCGCTCGGCCAGACCGCCGAAGTAGTGCGAGGAGCAGCGCGAGACCGTGCCGCTGGGGGCCGTGTACCCGGCGCCCTGCTGGGCCAGTGAATCGGTCAGCCAGTCCCAGCTGACCTCGGGCAGCAGCGGGTCCTGCGCCATCTCCGGCTCCAGCTCGGCCCGGCCCAGCGAGACCAGCCGGAACTCGCCCTGCCAGGCCTCGTGCCCGTTCGGCTCGTGCAGCAGCACCAGCTGACCGTCCGCCAGCTCCTCGCCGTCCGCCTCGACCGTGGCGGTCAACGCGAAGGCGTAGGGGGCGAGTTTGCGTGGCGCCGGGGTCTCCCCGAGCACCACCTCCGGGCGCAGCCGGGCCGCCCGCAGCGCGGCCACGGCCTCTTGGAAGGCCGACGGAACGCCGGTCACTCCGTCCTCATTCGCGGGGTGCCCGCTGACCGCTGCCATGCCGGAAGAGTAAGACCCGGGCACGTTCCCGTGGCGGAGGCACCACGGCGGGTCTCCGGGGCGCGGCGGCGCGTGCGAAGATTTCACCCGTGAGCGAGAGCAGCGAGAGCATCGAGAACACCGTGTCCGGCAGCGCTTCGGGCACCCTTCCGACCACCGCCCCGGCCGCCCCGGCCGGTGGCGCCGGCGGCCTCCGGGATTCCGCGTTCCTGCGCGCCTGCCGGGGCGAGGCCGTTCCGCATACCCCGGTCTGGTTCATGCGGCAGGCCGGGCGCTCGCTGCCCGAGTACCTGAAGATCCGCGAGGGCATTCCGATGCTGGACTCCTGCACCATGCCGGAGCTGGTGAAGGAGATCACCCTGCAGCCGGTCCGTCGGCACGGAGTGGACGCCGCGGTCTACTACAGCGACATCATGGTGCCGCTCAAGGCCATCGGCGTGGACCTGGACATCAAGCCCGGCATCGGCCCGGTCGTCGCCAACCCGATCCGCAGCCGCGCGGACCTGGAGCAGCTGCGCCCGCTGGAGCCGGCCGACGTCTGGTACGTCACCGAGGCCATCGGTCTGCTGACCGCCGAGCTGGGCGCGACGCCGCTGATCGGCTTCGCCGGCGCGCCGTACACCCTGGCCAGCTACATGGTCGAGGGCGGGCCCTCGAAGAACCACGAGCACACCAAGGCGCTGATGTACGGC
The Streptacidiphilus albus JL83 genome window above contains:
- a CDS encoding thiolase family protein → MPRTARDVVFVDGVRTPFGKAGPKGIYAETRADDLVIKAIRELLRRNPGLDPALVDEVAIAATTQIGDQGLTLGRSAALLAGLPKTVPGYSIDRMCAGAMTAATSVAGGIAFGAYDIAIAGGVEHMGRHPMGEGVDPNPRFLSEKVVDESALFMGMTAENLHDRFPHLTKERCDAYAVRSQEKAAKAYANNKIQPDLVPVAVRRTNEAAGETGWGLATVDEPMRPGTTMESLAGLKTPFRPHGRITAGNAAGLNDGATASLLAAEDVARELGLPVKMRMVSYAFVGVEPEVMGIGPVPATEKALAKAGLTIADIGAFEINEAFAIQVLSMLDHFGIADDDERINPYGGAIAYGHPLASSGVRLMTQLARRFEERPDVRYGLTSMCIGMGMGGTVIWENPNFAAEGGK
- a CDS encoding HRDC domain-containing protein, with amino-acid sequence MTDAREATTDTTDAPGVTDEGGPVPLLEPREGIPPVVADADALAEIVSRFAAGTGPVAIDAERASGYRYGQRAYLVQLRREGAGSTLIDPVGCPDLSALGAALADTEWVLHAATQDLPCLGELGMHPTTLFDTELAGRIAGFPRVGLGPMVENVLGLTLEKGHSAVDWSTRPLPEPWLRYAALDVEVLVDLRNALEAELAAQSKLDWALQEFAAIAAAPPAPPRVDPWRRTSGVHKIRRRRQLAAVRELWQLRDRLARERDISPGRLLSDAAIISAAMAMPANANALQALQGFGPRVHRRALEQWMTAVDAARELPETQLPPATAPHEGPPPPRSWADKDPAAAARLSAAREAVGALAESLNIPQENLVSPELVRRVSWTPPAGPDAEGVAEALRGHGARAWQVELVAPVVARAFAAADGGGKG
- a CDS encoding DUF3000 domain-containing protein codes for the protein MAAVSGHPANEDGVTGVPSAFQEAVAALRAARLRPEVVLGETPAPRKLAPYAFALTATVEADGEELADGQLVLLHEPNGHEAWQGEFRLVSLGRAELEPEMAQDPLLPEVSWDWLTDSLAQQGAGYTAPSGTVSRCSSHYFGGLAERPSSTDIEIRASWTPVTSGPADFTAHLRAWCELLCLCAGLPPHVPGSAAARTVALPTRRRPH
- the hemE gene encoding uroporphyrinogen decarboxylase, yielding MSGSASGTLPTTAPAAPAGGAGGLRDSAFLRACRGEAVPHTPVWFMRQAGRSLPEYLKIREGIPMLDSCTMPELVKEITLQPVRRHGVDAAVYYSDIMVPLKAIGVDLDIKPGIGPVVANPIRSRADLEQLRPLEPADVWYVTEAIGLLTAELGATPLIGFAGAPYTLASYMVEGGPSKNHEHTKALMYGDPELWQELLDRLAVITSGFLKVQIEAGASAVQLFDSWVGALEPKDYRRSVMPASAAVFESVAGYGVPRVHFGVGTGELLGLMGDAGADVVGVDWRVPLDEAARRVAPGKALQGNLDPTILFAPESAVRAKTEEVLAAAEASGRGHVFNLGHGVLPSTDPDTLTRLVAHVHEATAR